GGTTATAGTTCCCTTTTATTCCAAAACAAAACATCCCTTCTTTACAAATAAATTTTAAAGAAGTATAATAGTATTAATATTAGTTGGTAATAATAGTAGGAGGAAAAAAAATGAAAACAGATATAGCAACAAACTTATATTTTCCAAAAGAACTCTATGCTGATATGAAAAAAATATCTAAAAAATTAGGCATATCAATTGCTGAATATGTAAGGCAGGTTGTCCAGAAAGATATTGAATCTCGTATTAAAGAAATAGATTGGGAAAATGACCCTCTTTGGGATATTATAGGAATTGGCGAAACAAAAGAATCTGACATATCTATTAATCACGACCACTATCTTTATGGTGGACAAAAAAAGGAAAAATAATGAGAAGTATTTTTGCAGATACATCAGCCCTCTTCTCCTTGATAGACAGAACTGACCGCTATCATAAGAAAGCAATAGAGTTATCTAAAAAAACTCGCAAAGAGAATTTAGAAATAGTTATTTCAGACCACATTTTATCTGAAACAATTACTCTTGTCAGAAATAAAATGGGTTTTCCACAAGCATCTCTTATGGGTATAAAACTATTTGATTCCAGAATTACAACTTTAATTATCGTAGATGAAAATATATTGAAAATGGCATGGGATATTTTTTCAAAATATACTGATAAAGATTTCAGTTTTGTTGATTGTATTTCTTTTGCTGTTATGAAACAAACAGGAATAGACACTGCTTTTACTTTTGACCATCATTTTGTAGAAATTGGATTTAGGATATTAGGAAGATGAAGAAAAAAGGGAAAAACAAGAAGGGACTATCTTAAAAATACTTTACAAAACTACCTGTTTATTCAAAAATTTAGAACACTTCGTAAAAAGATGATGAAAAAAAGTTTCCGTATTTATACTGACTGAAAATCCCGCAAATTTTAATAACTATACAGTTAATACCAATTTGACAACGGACATAGAGTAAATATTTTCCCCTCACCTATCCTCTCCTCTCAGGGGAGAGGCTCGCCCGTAGGGCTACGCCCGAGGGGAAGATATCCCTTACCCACAAGTTCCCACTTTGAAAAACCGACTAAGGAAGCAAAGGGGAGCAAAGCAGAGTTGGTGCGTTATCGTCTTCCAGATAGCACAACGGGGATGGAGGGGGATTGTTCTACACAGTCAGTTTAAGGAAAGCATACGAACCAGCCCTACAAGGTAGAGATAAGATAAGCAGGCGGGATTTAATAAAAGGAGATACAGAGAAATCCACCCTAACCCTCCTTTACAAAGGAAGGGAGAGAAAGGAACAGAGTGGATTTTGAAAAATATACCACAAACTTTGTTGCATTATTTGAAAAGTGATAAAGTAAGAAAAATGTAGTATTTTTCAATTTTATAAAAGAAAATAGGAGCAAAGGGAATCTCTTTATCCAAGAGGATTGTAGAAGATGTGGGTAAGGGATAGGAGGGGAAGGGTGATGGGGGTAGTTCCTTCTACCCAATGGGGAGAGGGTATGGGTGAGGGGGCTGATTTTTATTACACTTTTTGATGTAAAAATAGTATGAATATCTTAGTGTCCAAAAATATGGGAATTTAGGAAGGAAAGTTTCCGTATTTATACTGATAAGGAATATTTTTGAATAGGTCTTATAAAATATACATAATTTAATCCCTACTGTTATATTTTTTAAGATGGCTTATCCATACAAAGAGTTCTAAAAATTCCTTTTTAATGAGAAATACTTTCAACTTTGGCACCACCTACTGCTCTAATATTAAGTATCTTTTTATTTTTATCCACTGGGTCTTTAATATAAGGGTCTACATGAACTCGGTAAAAATCATTAATTCTAAAACGGTAAAAGGTCTCTCCATCTTTCTGTATTTTTTCTGTTTTAAGACCTGCGTGTTCAGGATTTTTTATATATAATTTCAGGTTTTGGAGGAATTTTCCATAAATTTCTTTTGGTAATTCTATAATCTGAGAGAGAACTTTATAATTAAAGATAATTTTTACTTTATGTATTGATTCAATTTCGTCAAATTCTGATGGTCTTTCTATGGAAGTGACTATTTGATTCACCTTCTCCTGAAGTTCATAGGACTCTTCTTCTCGAGGCAACTTTAATTCTTCTAATTCTTTTTTTCCCTTAATGAACCATATTTTTTCATAAGTTGTTTGAAAGTACTTAATTTTGTTCATTAAATTTAGTAATTCGGAATCTTCCCCAGTTAAACCTTTGTTTTGTAAAAAATAACCTATTGCTGGTAAAACTGATGGACCTGCATTTTGCTCTCCATATATGTGAAATACATCATATCCTCTTGCCTCAAAATACTCCCAGTCAACAATTTCTCTATATAAGTCCTCTCCTGTACAATCAACTAATACATCTATATTGTTCCTTTGCACAAATGATTCAAGAATAAAAGTTGCTATTTCTCCTTTCCATATATCTATTATCAATTGAGAGTCCCTTAAATGGAGTGAATAACGTTGTATAAATTCTTCTGGTAAAACCCATCCATAAAGTCCAGAAAAAATAAGAACCTGATGTCTCCTATTTTTCCATGTCTCTTTGTCAATTTCTTTATAAATCCTTCCACAATATCTTTCATACGCTGGCAAAAATTTCGCTTCTTCTTTTCCTCCAAAATCAAAACTATTTTTCAATTCCTTATTATATGGTAAATCCTTCAAAATTTTTTTCTGTCGTGTAAAACCGCCGTTTTTGATGTGAGTAAGGTTAAATTGTCGTCCTTCCATTAAATAAGAAATGCATTCTGAAGATATATAATTACAGATAGAACTTTTATAATTATAGTTAGTTATTCCACCTTCAATCTTACCGTTAGAACAGGTTATTATAAAAAGAATATTTTTATTCATTTATTTCTCCATACTGATATGTTATGATATATTAAAAATAACATCAAGTTTACTCTTTAAATATTATTTCGCATGAATTTACTTCTTTGGTTATGCCCTTCCATTTAAATCGCTGTTTTTTTAAAAAAGCAATCAATTTACAAAGATACGATTTTCTTGCAATTTTTGGGCTTTTTATAAAATTGTTCAAAATCTATTATTTGATCAATTTTAACAACACATTTAACAAAAGAATTATTGGCTTTTTTTAAAAGTTTTATATGCTCGTAGAGAACATCCTCTTTAATTGCTTTACTACCAAATGAGAATCTCCCTTGATTTAATTCTTCTTCTTTTATCTCTATATAATCTTTTACGGGAATACCCAAATATTCAGGATGTATTTTATGTTTAACTTCATTTGCTAAATCATAAATTCTCTTTCTTCTTTTGCTTTCTTCCTTGTTTTCATTCCAATAAGGCAATAAGGTTCTATATATTTTATTTTCTATACAAGTATTTCCCTTTTTTAAATAATCCATAATTTTCTGAAAATTTGTAAGTTTTCTCTCCTTTTCTTCGGCCGATCTCCCTTGTAAATTTTCTTTAGAAAATTTAATTCCCAAAAAACATCTTAGCAATTGTGCTAACTTATCCCAACATGCAGGTAACAAAACAAGTCCAGAAGATAAATGATATGATTTAATTGCCATTCTAGATATTTTATTGTGAACATTTTTGTGTTGATTGGTATATGCCATAGCTATTGAGTAACTAAGCCATCTTTGAGTATGATAAATCTGATATTTCCAAAAATCTACTTTATATTTTTTTAGTATAGTAAATTCATAAACTTCTTCTCCCCAAGTATCATCTATTTGTTTTATATATCTTTGAAATTTATCATCTCTTTTAGGTATCTTCTTTTTCATTTGATTTCCCCCTCTATCCCCGTTGTGCTATCTGGCAAAATCCACCCCGACCCTCCTTTATAAAAGGAGGGAGAACGCACCAACTCTGAGGCACAAGGTAAGCAACTTCAGTCGGTTTAATAAAGGGGAGAACCAAAAAGAGGAGAAGTATATGGGATAAAGGGGAATTAAAGGAATATTATTTGGTGGCAAATTTGTATAAGAAAAAAAATACTTTTTGTTGGTTGCATATTGAGGTAAAATTGAGTATGATGAAAAAAGCGCTCGGACTTGTTTCAGGAGGACTTGATAGTTTAATTGCAATTTCTCTTATTAAAGAACAGAACTTTGATGTAATAGGTGTTTTTATTTTAACCCCCTTTATATCTAAATTTGGTGAAGAAACAATAGAGATTTTAAAAAAACAATCCTCCGAATTAAATTTTAAACTCTGTGTAGTTCCAATTGATATTGATTACATAGAAATTATAAAAAATCCCGTTTTTGGATATGGAAAAAATCTAAATCCATGTATTGATTGTCATATTTATATGTTAAAAAAAGCAAAGGAAATTATGGAAAAAGAAAATGCTTCTTTTGTTTTTACAGGGGAAATTTTGGGACAAAGAGGGAAATCACAAACATTGCAGGCACTAAAAATAATAGAAGAAAAGTCATCTCTAAAAGGAAAATTATTAAGACCCCTTACTGCTTTGAATTTACCAGAGACAGAAATTGAAAAAAATGGGATTGTTGATAGAAATAAACTTTTAGGGATAAAAGGAAAAGAGAGAAAAATGCAATTAACTCTTGCAGAAATAAAAAATTTAAAATTTTTTTCTTCTCCTGCTGGTGGATGTTTATTGACTGATTCTCAATTCTGTAAAAGGTTATCTGATATTTTTAAATATAATGTGGATGCAGAAATTAATGACTACTATCTTTTGCAAGTTGGACATCATTTTAGAATTTCTCCAGAAACTAAACTTGTAATTTCAAGAAATAGAAAAGAAAGTGGGAAAATTTTAGAATTATTTAGCAATAAAGATATAATTATTCTTTCATCAGATGTCAATAAGGATATAATTGGAATAATAATTGGGGGTTTTTCAGAAATTTGTCTTAAAATTTTTGCTTCATATATTTCAAAGTCACCTGTTTCAATAATTATTGAGGAAAAAGGTAAAAAAGAAGAAAAAATAGTTCAACCAGAAGAAAAGTTTTTATATAAGGCATACTTAATTTAAGAATAAATAATGGCGGTGTAAAGTAAAAAGGACCCCCCTCATCCGAGCATTCTCCCCAACGGGGAGAAGGACGAAAATCCCCTCTCTAACTCCCCTTTATTAAAGGGGAGAATTAAAAATGGGAATGACGCATCAACTCTGTTTTGCTACTCTTTGCTTCTTTAGTCGGTTTTACAAAGAGGGGAAATATCCCCCCTCATCCTGCACCTTCTCCCTAACAGGGAGAAGGACGAAAATCCCCCTTTAAATCCCCCTTAATCCCCGTTGTGCCTATTGAAATACATTACGGCACCAACTCTGTGTGCTAAACTTTGCTACTTTTATCGGTTTACAAAGGGGGAAGTATTTGGGAGAACGCACCAAGTCTGAAAAACAAGGTAAGCAAATTTAGTCGGTTTATCAAAGGGGGAATGGGGATATTTATCTTAAACTCTGTACTTCTTACCTGGTGAATACTTAAAATTTAAGGAAGGGAAAATGGGAAGAGAAAGGTTTTACAGAAATATAATGAAAATAGATAATTTAAAGAAATTTGAAGTAAAAGTTAAAGAGACAGACCTTCTTATTTTTGCAGAAAAAGACATTAAAAAAGAAATTGAAGAGGAGGTAAAAAAACAAAGAAGAATTATAGAGACATATATAAAAAAGCATCCTGAATTTTATCTTTCCTTTTCTCCTGTTGATGTTGAAAATGATGAAGAAATAATAAAACTTATGTCAATTTCATCCAAATTAACAAAAACAGGACCAATGGCTTCTGTTGCAGGATGTATCTCAGAAGTTATCGGGAAGAAATTTTTATCAATTTCAAAAGAAATATTTATTGAAAATGGGGGGGATATTTTTATGAATTTAAAAAATGAGGTTAAAATTGGTATTTATGCAGGGAGTTCCCCTTTTTCAATGAAAATAGGTATAAAAATTAAAAAAGATGGTCCATATGGTATAGCAACATCAAGTGGAACAGTTGGACATTCTTTCAGTTATGGGGATGCAGATGCAGTAACTATAATTTCAAGTTCTGCCACTTTCGCTGATGGAGCAGCAACTTACTTTGGAAACCTTATAAAAGGTAAAATTGATAAAGAGGTAATTGAAAAAGAAATTGAAAATTTTCCATTTGTTGATGGAATTTTAATTATAAGAGGAAAGGAACTTTTTGTATGGGGAAATATGGAATTGGTAAAATTTTAAAAAAGAGAAGTACTTTTGGATGGCTTTTTTTTGTTGTAATTGCTATTTTTGGAAAGGGGAATTTAAAACAGATTTTAATTGGTTTTTTTATAGTGGTAATTGGAGAGTTTTTCAGAACTTTTGCCTCTGGAATTATAAAGAAAAACCAGGAAGTAGCAAAAGATGGTCCCTATAAATGGTGCAGACATCCTTTATATTTTGGAAGTTTTTTAATTTCAACAGGGCTTCTAATTTCATCTTTTAATATAGTTCCTCTTTATAATATAATTCCTCTTATTTATTTTTTAATTTTTTTCCCATTGTTTTATATACCAACGATGAAAAATGAAGAGAAATTTTTAAAAGAAAAATTTGGAGAAGAATATACTGTCTATTCAAAAAATGTTCCTGCTTTTTTCCCATTGTTTAAAAAAACAAAAAAAGAAAATTTTTCTTTCACACAAGTCAAAAAAAATTCTGAATATTACAACTGGATTGCTATTTTTCTTGTTTATTTGGTCCTTGTTTTGAAATTATTAATAATTTATTGATAGGAAATTATTATTTCAAGTTCTGTTATAATAAGGAACTAATATAATTTATTATTTTTCAATATATGCGTTGATTTTCCTTTTTTTTTATGTTAAAGTAAATAATGTTGACATTATTTTGGGAAATTTAGTAAAATAATTAGAATTAACTTTAAAAATAAAAAAGGATAATAATTATGGAAATTGAAATTCAGAATTTGTTAGAAGCGGGTGTTTATTTTGGACATCCATCAAGACAGTTTGACCCTCGTATAAAACCATACTTATATGGTAGAAGACAGGGAATATACATTATTGATATTGAAAAAACCATTGAAAAATTAAAAGAGGCAGGGGAATTTTTAAAAAAAGTCGCTGCAAATGGAGGAAAAATTTTATTGGTTGGGACAAAAAAACAGGCACAGACAATAATAAAGGAAATTGGGGAAAAATGTGAAATGCCTTATGTAAATTATAGATGGATTGGTGGTACTTTAACAAATTTTAATGAAATAAGAAAAAGAATTAACCGCCTAAAGGAAATTGAGGACTATGAAAAATCAGGAAAAATAAATCTCTACACAAAGAAAGAAGCACAACTACTAATGAAAGAAAAAGAGGATTTGTTAAAAAAGTTTGGTGGTATAAGAGATATGGAAAGTTTTCCTGATGCGATTGTTGTTGTTGATGTGAGAAGGGAAATAAATGCAATAAAAGAAGCAAAAAAAGCAAATATTCCAATAGTTGGTATTGTTGATACAAATGGCAATCCCGAAATAGTTGACTATCCTATTCCAGGAAACGACGATGGATTTAAATCAATCAATTTGTTACTCTCGGTTATTTCTGAATATATATTGGAAGGTAAAAAAGAAGGTGCATATGTAGTTGAAGAAAAGAATAAAGAATCAAAAGAAGATAATAAGGGAGAAAAAAGTACAAAAGAGGAGAAAAATGAAAGCTGATATAGATAAAATAAAGGAATTAAGAGAAAAAACTTCATTAAGCGTTATGGAGTGTAAAAATGCCCTTGAAAAAACAGGTGGTGATTTGGAAAAAGCACTGGAATATTTAAAAAAGAGGGGATTTGAAATGTCAGAAAAAAAAGAATCAAGAGAAACAAAAGAAGGACTTATTGGCTCTTATGTTCATATAAATGGAAAAGTTGGTACATTGGTAGAAGTAAATTGTGAAAGTGATTTTGTCAGTAGAAATGAAGAATTTAAAGAACTCGTAAAAAATATCTGCTTGCAGATAACAGCAACAGGCCCAAAATATATTGATAGGAATTCTGTTCCTGATGAAGAAAAAAATAAAATAAAAGATATAGTTAAAGAAGAATTTAAAGATAAAAAAGAAGAAATAATAGAAAAAATTATTGAAGGCAAATTAAATGATTTTTATAAAGAAAATGTTTTACTTGACCAGATTTATGTTAAAGATGAAAATATAACTGTGAACGAATATATAAAATCAAAAATTGCAAAATTAGGGGAAAATATAAAAGTAAAAAGGTTTTCAAGATTTGAAATTGGAGAATAAAATTTAAGAAAGGAGGAGAGTATGGAATTTGAAATTGGATATATGCTGGCATTAGTAATTGTTGGTCTTTCTTTTATTGGTTTTTTTCTTGCAATGATGATTAACGAGATTAATAAGAAGAAAGGAGTAGTAATTTTTATTCTATCACTCATACTTTTTGGATTTGGAATTTACTATTATTATGTTGTAGGCCAATGGCAAAAAATGAAAGGAGGTCCATCAGTTAACAAATTTAATTATTACTTAAATATTTATAGTCCTTCTCCTTCAATACTTCCTTATGAAAACAATTAAAATTTTCAAGTTATGGTTTTTCGTCTTTTTTAGTTTTATTTTTTATGTTTTTCCCCAAAATAATTTTTCTTATGATGAAGAATCTTCTGTTTATTTACTTGATTATGCCAAAGTTGAGGTTGATTCAAACTTTAAAAGCAAAACATTAATACATCAAAAAATAAAAATAATCGGACAAAAGGGAAAAAGATTTGCAGAGTTGAGAATACCCTATGATGCTGACCGACAAAAAGTAAAAATAATATCTGCACTTACAATTACTCCTGAAGGAAAAATTCTTAAAGCGACTAAAGAAAATATAAAAATTGTTACACCAGCAGAACTAACTGAATATACTGCTCTTTATCCAGGAGTAAAAACAATTTGTGTTAATCTTCCAGGAGTAGAAATAGGCAGTACAGTTGAATATAAATATGAAATATATACATCCAGACCACTTATAAATGGACATTTTTATGATGGATTTTACTTCCAGTCAGTAGAACCATTTCTAATTTCTAAATACGAACTTAAAATTCCCAAAAAAATAAAAATTTTTATATATGAAGAAGGGATTAAGTTAAAAGAAAAAAAAGAATCTTCTGCTTACACAACATATATCTGGGAAAATAATAATGCTAATCCAATTATAGAAGAACCATTTATGCCCCCACTTTATGAAATTGTTCCAAGGGTTTATATAACAACATTCAATTCCTGGGAAGAAATTGGCAAGTGGTATTACAATCTATCAAAAGATTGTTCAAAACCAGATGAAAACATTATAAAAAAAGTAAATGAATTGATTGAGGATAAAAAAACTGAAGAAGAAAAAATTTCTGCAATATATAACTTTGTCTGTCAGAAAATAAGGTATGTTGGAGTTGAACTTGGCCCATATGGTTTTAAACCGCATGATGCAAAAGATGTCTTTCACTTAAAATATGGTGATTGTAAAGATAAAGCCAATCTTATGAAAACAATGCTTGAAATTGCTGGAATAAAATCATATATCACCCTTGTAAATACCGATGGAAAAATAGAAAAAGATATTCCTTTCCCAGGACAGTTCAATCATGCAATAGTTGCAATAGAAAATAATAATAATTTTCTTTTTCTTGACCCTACATCTGAGGTTTATCGTTTTCCTCAAATACCTCCATCAGACCAGAATAAGTATGTTCTAATTTCCAAACCAGGATTACCTCTTGAAAAAACACCTCTTTTTGCTCCTGAAGAAAATTACATAAAAAGGAAAATAAATACAACCTTATATGAAAATGGAGATATGCTATCCAATGTAGAAATAGAAACAAATGGTTTATATGATGCTATTTTTAGAAGTAGTTTTATATATCTTAAAGATATTGAAAGACAAAGGGCGCTTTCTTCTGAACTAAATAGTATTCTCCCTGGAACTAATTTAATTTCATTTGAAATTGAGGGAATTGAAAATTTAGAAAAAAATGTTATAGAAAAATATTCATTTAAAACAAACTCATTTGCAACCGTAATAGCAGAACATAAAATAATTTTTACCCCTGGAATAATAGACACACTTAAAGATACTTCTATTGTCTCATTAGAAAAAAGAAATTTTCCATTAAGATTTGGTTATCTTTTTAAGAAAGAAGAAATTGTAGTTTATACACTTCCTGAAAATTTTAAAGTTGAGATTTTACCTTCTCCTATTGAAATTGATAATAACTTTGCTACTTTTAAATATGAAATAAAAGAAAATGATGGGAAAATTTATTATAGAAGAATTTTTGAAATTAAAAAGGATGAAATAACGATAGATGAATACAATGATTTTAGAAA
The bacterium genome window above contains:
- a CDS encoding ribbon-helix-helix domain-containing protein, which produces MKTDIATNLYFPKELYADMKKISKKLGISIAEYVRQVVQKDIESRIKEIDWENDPLWDIIGIGETKESDISINHDHYLYGGQKKEK
- a CDS encoding PIN domain-containing protein; this translates as MRSIFADTSALFSLIDRTDRYHKKAIELSKKTRKENLEIVISDHILSETITLVRNKMGFPQASLMGIKLFDSRITTLIIVDENILKMAWDIFSKYTDKDFSFVDCISFAVMKQTGIDTAFTFDHHFVEIGFRILGR
- the yaaA gene encoding peroxide stress protein YaaA; the protein is MNKNILFIITCSNGKIEGGITNYNYKSSICNYISSECISYLMEGRQFNLTHIKNGGFTRQKKILKDLPYNKELKNSFDFGGKEEAKFLPAYERYCGRIYKEIDKETWKNRRHQVLIFSGLYGWVLPEEFIQRYSLHLRDSQLIIDIWKGEIATFILESFVQRNNIDVLVDCTGEDLYREIVDWEYFEARGYDVFHIYGEQNAGPSVLPAIGYFLQNKGLTGEDSELLNLMNKIKYFQTTYEKIWFIKGKKELEELKLPREEESYELQEKVNQIVTSIERPSEFDEIESIHKVKIIFNYKVLSQIIELPKEIYGKFLQNLKLYIKNPEHAGLKTEKIQKDGETFYRFRINDFYRVHVDPYIKDPVDKNKKILNIRAVGGAKVESISH
- a CDS encoding tRNA 4-thiouridine(8) synthase ThiI, which gives rise to MMKKALGLVSGGLDSLIAISLIKEQNFDVIGVFILTPFISKFGEETIEILKKQSSELNFKLCVVPIDIDYIEIIKNPVFGYGKNLNPCIDCHIYMLKKAKEIMEKENASFVFTGEILGQRGKSQTLQALKIIEEKSSLKGKLLRPLTALNLPETEIEKNGIVDRNKLLGIKGKERKMQLTLAEIKNLKFFSSPAGGCLLTDSQFCKRLSDIFKYNVDAEINDYYLLQVGHHFRISPETKLVISRNRKESGKILELFSNKDIIILSSDVNKDIIGIIIGGFSEICLKIFASYISKSPVSIIIEEKGKKEEKIVQPEEKFLYKAYLI
- a CDS encoding UPF0280 family protein, whose product is MGRERFYRNIMKIDNLKKFEVKVKETDLLIFAEKDIKKEIEEEVKKQRRIIETYIKKHPEFYLSFSPVDVENDEEIIKLMSISSKLTKTGPMASVAGCISEVIGKKFLSISKEIFIENGGDIFMNLKNEVKIGIYAGSSPFSMKIGIKIKKDGPYGIATSSGTVGHSFSYGDADAVTIISSSATFADGAATYFGNLIKGKIDKEVIEKEIENFPFVDGILIIRGKELFVWGNMELVKF
- a CDS encoding isoprenylcysteine carboxylmethyltransferase family protein, giving the protein MGKYGIGKILKKRSTFGWLFFVVIAIFGKGNLKQILIGFFIVVIGEFFRTFASGIIKKNQEVAKDGPYKWCRHPLYFGSFLISTGLLISSFNIVPLYNIIPLIYFLIFFPLFYIPTMKNEEKFLKEKFGEEYTVYSKNVPAFFPLFKKTKKENFSFTQVKKNSEYYNWIAIFLVYLVLVLKLLIIY
- the rpsB gene encoding 30S ribosomal protein S2 — its product is MMEIEIQNLLEAGVYFGHPSRQFDPRIKPYLYGRRQGIYIIDIEKTIEKLKEAGEFLKKVAANGGKILLVGTKKQAQTIIKEIGEKCEMPYVNYRWIGGTLTNFNEIRKRINRLKEIEDYEKSGKINLYTKKEAQLLMKEKEDLLKKFGGIRDMESFPDAIVVVDVRREINAIKEAKKANIPIVGIVDTNGNPEIVDYPIPGNDDGFKSINLLLSVISEYILEGKKEGAYVVEEKNKESKEDNKGEKSTKEEKNES
- the tsf gene encoding elongation factor Ts (EF-Ts; functions during elongation stage of protein translation; forms a dimer; associates with EF-Tu-GDP complex and promotes exchange of GDP to GTP resulting in regeneration of the active form of EF-Tu) translates to MKADIDKIKELREKTSLSVMECKNALEKTGGDLEKALEYLKKRGFEMSEKKESRETKEGLIGSYVHINGKVGTLVEVNCESDFVSRNEEFKELVKNICLQITATGPKYIDRNSVPDEEKNKIKDIVKEEFKDKKEEIIEKIIEGKLNDFYKENVLLDQIYVKDENITVNEYIKSKIAKLGENIKVKRFSRFEIGE
- a CDS encoding DUF3857 domain-containing protein → MKTIKIFKLWFFVFFSFIFYVFPQNNFSYDEESSVYLLDYAKVEVDSNFKSKTLIHQKIKIIGQKGKRFAELRIPYDADRQKVKIISALTITPEGKILKATKENIKIVTPAELTEYTALYPGVKTICVNLPGVEIGSTVEYKYEIYTSRPLINGHFYDGFYFQSVEPFLISKYELKIPKKIKIFIYEEGIKLKEKKESSAYTTYIWENNNANPIIEEPFMPPLYEIVPRVYITTFNSWEEIGKWYYNLSKDCSKPDENIIKKVNELIEDKKTEEEKISAIYNFVCQKIRYVGVELGPYGFKPHDAKDVFHLKYGDCKDKANLMKTMLEIAGIKSYITLVNTDGKIEKDIPFPGQFNHAIVAIENNNNFLFLDPTSEVYRFPQIPPSDQNKYVLISKPGLPLEKTPLFAPEENYIKRKINTTLYENGDMLSNVEIETNGLYDAIFRSSFIYLKDIERQRALSSELNSILPGTNLISFEIEGIENLEKNVIEKYSFKTNSFATVIAEHKIIFTPGIIDTLKDTSIVSLEKRNFPLRFGYLFKKEEIVVYTLPENFKVEILPSPIEIDNNFATFKYEIKENDGKIYYRRIFEIKKDEITIDEYNDFRNFYRTVSKIDRLPVILTKIE